A section of the Roseivirga sp. BDSF3-8 genome encodes:
- the aceK gene encoding bifunctional isocitrate dehydrogenase kinase/phosphatase, whose protein sequence is MDRALERSKADISERECERQARVILDAFVEFHREFMVETSLAKDRFENRDWKGQRHATAKRQQLHENHVLKLKRRWIDVVAGYDERPLHWKMVKEKFAGLCTADSGPDICRTFYNSFIRRLLGGQIAEHELVFTFEEESDDQLAFYSYDMRDKEATFSSVLDLAGFTLSFEDRERDIRFLMNEVASGAGDRLEMCPHVFYRNVRAYLVGRLRQKGHFIPILIPIVHGEKGLKVDALITSEIDCRVIFSFTRSYFQVIAYDPTHLVNFLMTLMPNKQRDQLFINLGFHKHGKSLLYQSLKDRLNMPGAVFAYPPGIKGMVMAVFMLQGYTQVFKVIRNKAKPPKKVTRYEVMAKYRYVAEHDRGGRLADTQEFRNLILPKDRFALPVLEELLSECSETVRVEGESVIFSLVYTERWMMPLSEFVKTARGHKLRKALFEYGEAISDLAMANIFPGDLFMKNFGITPEERVIFYDYDEIMPLGEMNFRSIPQQEGGMGNYQSAEPWFAVGENDVFPEQFRNFLVPDPAKREVFEETHSHLYDPLYWENLRKRHLKDEYIDICPYEKRKG, encoded by the coding sequence ATGGACAGAGCTCTGGAACGAAGTAAGGCGGACATTTCCGAAAGAGAATGTGAAAGGCAGGCAAGGGTAATTCTTGATGCATTTGTTGAGTTTCATCGTGAATTTATGGTTGAGACTTCTCTGGCTAAAGATCGTTTTGAAAATCGGGACTGGAAGGGGCAGAGGCATGCAACGGCTAAGCGACAGCAACTACACGAAAATCATGTATTGAAACTTAAACGAAGGTGGATTGATGTGGTAGCGGGCTATGATGAACGGCCTTTGCATTGGAAGATGGTAAAAGAGAAATTTGCCGGATTATGTACTGCGGACAGTGGTCCAGATATTTGCCGGACATTTTATAATTCATTTATCCGAAGGCTACTTGGTGGCCAGATAGCCGAACATGAGTTGGTTTTTACTTTTGAAGAAGAGAGTGATGATCAACTAGCCTTTTACTCCTATGACATGCGGGATAAAGAGGCTACTTTTTCCAGTGTTCTGGATTTAGCCGGATTTACCTTGAGCTTTGAGGATAGGGAGAGGGACATCAGATTTCTAATGAATGAAGTCGCCAGCGGTGCCGGTGACCGGTTAGAAATGTGTCCTCATGTGTTTTACAGAAACGTAAGAGCCTATCTGGTTGGGAGGCTAAGGCAAAAAGGACATTTTATCCCGATATTAATTCCCATTGTGCATGGTGAAAAGGGTTTGAAAGTTGATGCCCTCATTACCTCAGAGATCGATTGTCGCGTCATATTTTCATTTACCCGGTCTTATTTCCAGGTAATAGCCTATGACCCTACCCATCTTGTGAACTTCCTCATGACACTTATGCCTAATAAGCAACGAGACCAGCTTTTCATTAATCTGGGCTTTCATAAGCATGGCAAGTCATTATTGTACCAATCCCTGAAGGATCGCCTCAATATGCCAGGGGCTGTTTTTGCTTACCCTCCGGGAATTAAAGGCATGGTCATGGCGGTGTTTATGCTGCAGGGGTATACGCAGGTGTTTAAGGTTATAAGAAATAAGGCCAAGCCTCCCAAAAAAGTGACACGATACGAAGTGATGGCCAAATACCGTTATGTGGCTGAGCATGACCGTGGTGGCAGGCTAGCCGATACCCAGGAGTTTCGTAATCTCATCCTTCCGAAGGATAGGTTTGCCCTTCCTGTTCTGGAGGAGTTACTCAGCGAATGTAGTGAGACGGTGAGAGTAGAGGGTGAAAGTGTTATTTTTTCGCTTGTTTACACAGAGCGGTGGATGATGCCACTGAGTGAGTTCGTTAAAACTGCCCGAGGTCATAAATTGCGTAAGGCATTATTCGAATATGGGGAGGCAATATCAGACCTGGCGATGGCGAACATTTTCCCTGGTGACCTCTTTATGAAGAACTTTGGAATTACCCCTGAAGAACGGGTGATCTTTTATGATTATGATGAGATCATGCCTCTCGGAGAAATGAACTTCAGGTCTATTCCCCAGCAGGAGGGGGGAATGGGAAATTACCAATCAGCCGAACCGTGGTTTGCAGTGGGGGAAAATGATGTGTTTCCCGAGCAATTCCGGAATTTTTTAGTGCCTGATCCTGCCAAGAGGGAGGTTTTTGAAGAGACACATAGCCACCTGTATGACCCGTTATATTGGGAAAACCTACGTAAACGTCACCTTAAAGATGAGTATATAGATATTTGTCCGTACGAAAAACGAAAAGGTTGA
- a CDS encoding PLDc N-terminal domain-containing protein: MNAFFNSESVVFLQAVMPNYEYLMFGIIYILIPLVAVIDIFKSRFKWVLQKPVWLFVVITMPVVGVVLYAMAGRNSRSLHTSRTAAVG, translated from the coding sequence ATGAACGCTTTCTTTAATTCAGAGTCTGTAGTCTTTCTGCAGGCTGTAATGCCGAACTATGAATACCTGATGTTCGGAATTATATACATACTTATTCCCCTGGTCGCGGTCATAGACATTTTTAAAAGCAGGTTCAAATGGGTATTGCAGAAGCCCGTTTGGCTCTTTGTAGTGATCACCATGCCTGTAGTGGGTGTAGTACTTTATGCAATGGCCGGGCGTAACTCCCGCAGTCTTCATACCAGCAGGACTGCTGCTGTAGGATAG